A stretch of Henckelia pumila isolate YLH828 chromosome 4, ASM3356847v2, whole genome shotgun sequence DNA encodes these proteins:
- the LOC140866760 gene encoding monosaccharide-sensing protein 2: protein MKGAVLVAIVAAIGNFLQGWDNATIAGSVLYIKREFDLQSQPTIEGLIVAMSLIGATVITTFSGPVSDSLGRRPMLIISSILYFLGGLVMLWAPNVYVLLLGRLLDGFGIGLAVTLVPVYISETAPPDIRGLLNTLPQFTGSTGMFLSYCMVFGMSLMDSPSWRLMLGVLSIPSIIYFVLAVFFIPESPRWLVSKGKMKEAKRVLQAMRGRDDVSGEMALLVEGLNVGVETSIKEYIIGPDNDIADNQEHAIDKDRIKLYGAEEGKSWIARPVSGRSTLSIQSTSLMDPMVTLFGSIHEKLLPTSGTMKSILFSNLGSMLNDVEQQSKHEWDEESLGRNDDDHSSNASGDESDDNLRSPLLSRQGTNADKENGNEHASSMGIGGGWQLAYRKDEEGAGGVKRIYLHQEGGPASRHGSVLPLSGGVIPDQGEYIHAAALVSQSVLHPDNITSQHQIGEAVDKQIESAAKGSSWRELFEPGVKHALFVGIGIQILQQFSGISGVLYYTPQILEQAGVGVLLSNWGIGSDSASLLISTLTTLLMLPSICVAMRLMDIAGRRWLLLSTLPVLLVSLIFLVIGNVVDFGAMAHAIISTISVIVYFCCFVMGFGPIPNILCSEIFPTRVRGLCIAICSLTFWIGDIIVTYTLPLLLNSIGLTSVFAMYAVVCAVAWFFVFFHVPETKGMPLEVITEFFAVGAKQNGKN, encoded by the exons ATGAAAGGAGCTGTGCTCGTGGCTATTGTGGCCGCCATTGGCAACTTCTTGCAAGGATGGGATAATGCAACTATTGCAG GATCTGTGCTTTACATCAAAAGAGAATTTGATTTGCAAAGCCAGCCAACCATAGAAGGGCTTATTGTTGCAATGTCCTTGATTGGGGCAACAGTTATCACCACATTTTCGGGACCTGTATCGGATTCACTTGGCCGGAGACCGATGCTGATaatctcatccatcctatactTTCTTGGTGGACTAGTTATGCTATGGGCTCCAAATGTGTATGTCCTACTTTTAGGAAGACTTTTGGATGGTTTCGGGATCGGCCTAGCGGTCACTCTTGTTCCTGTCTATATATCAGAAACTGCCCCTCCGGATATTCGAGGACTGCTTAACACTCTTCCTCAGTTCACTGGTTCTACTGGCATGTTCTTGTCATATTGCATGGTTTTCGGGATGTCTTTAATGGATTCGCCTAGTTGGAGATTGATGCTCGGGGTTCTATCTATCCCTTCCATCATATATTTTGTATTGGCTGTGTTTTTTATACCTGAATCTCCAAGATGGCTAGTGAGTAAGGGAAAGATGAAAGAGGCTAAACGAGTTTTACAGGCGATGCGTGGAAGGGATGATGTCTCAG GTGAAATGGCTTTATTGGTGGAAGGTCTGAATGTTGGAGTTGAAACTTCAATAAAGGAGTATATTATTGGTCCAGACAATGATATTGCTGATAACCAAGAGCACGCCATCGATAAGGACCGTATCAAGTTATATGGCGCAGAAGAAGGCAAATCTTGGATTGCGAGACCTGTCAGCGGACGCAGCACTCTGTCGATCCAAAGCACGTCTCTCATGGATCCAATGGTCACCCTATTCGGAAGCATACACGAAAAACTCCTCCCGACATCAGGGACCATGAAAAGCATCCTCTTTTCAAACCTTGGTAGCATGTTGAATGATGTAGAGCAGCAGAGTAAACACGAGTGGGACGAAGAAAGCCTGGGAAGGAATGATGATGATCATTCATCCAATGCTTCTGGTGACGAATCGGATGATAATTTGAGGAGCCCTTTGCTGTCACGTCAGGGTACAAACGCTGATAAGGAGAATGGTAACGAACACGCTAGCAGTATGGGAATTGGTGGGGGCTGGCAGCTGGCTTACAGAAAAGACGAGGAAGGTGCTGGAGGCGTTAAGCGCATTTACTTGCACCAGGAGGGTGGCCCTGCATCAAGACATGGTTCTGTACTTCCACTCTCTGGAGGAGTTATTCCTGATCAAGGCGAGTACATTCATGCCGCCGCTTTGGTTAGCCAGTCTGTTCTTCATCCAGACAACATCACTAGTCAACATCAGATAGGCGAAGCAGTGGACAAACAAATTGAATCTGCTGCCAAAGGATCAAGCTGGAGGGAACTTTTCGAACCAGGGGTTAAACATGCACTGTTTGTAGGCATTggaattcaaatccttcaacag TTTTCAGGCATCAGTGGAGTTCTGTACTACACTCCTCAGATTCTGGAACAAGCTGGTGTGGGGGTTCTTCTTTCAAACTGGGGGATCGGTTCGGATTCTGCATCCCTCCTTATAAGTACTCTGACAACATTGTTGATGCTTCCAAGCATTTGTGTTGCAATGAGACTCATGGACATTGCTGGAAGAAG GTGGCTACTATTGTCGACTTTGCCTGTTCTACTGGTGTCCCTTATCTTCCTAGTCATCGGGAACGTCGTTGATTTTGGTGCCATGGCACATGCCATCATCTCAACCATAAGTGTCATAGTGTACTTCTGCTGCTTTGTTATGGGTTTTGGGCCAATTCCAAACATTCTTTGCTCAGAAATCTTCCCTACTCGTGTCCGGGGACTCTGTATCGCTATATGTTCTCTCACATTCTGGATAGGAGATATCATCGTCACGTACACTCTACCGCTGTTGCTCAACTCCATAGGACTCACCAGTGTTTTCGCAATGTACGCTGTTGTCTGTGCTGTGGCATGGTTCTTTGTGTTCTTTCATGTGCCAGAAACAAAAGGGATGCCACTTGAAGTTATTACAGAGTTCTTTGCAGTTGGAGCTAAACAAAATGGGAAGAATTGA